In a single window of the Desulfovibrio mangrovi genome:
- a CDS encoding class I SAM-dependent methyltransferase encodes MNSPNVNPQKAHYEKVHDAYEKHYYDNSSLQYRREFIYTPLFKGFDLSGARLADFACGSGHNSIELRTLFPGISTTGYDISQAACEAYVQNTGGKAHQVDLTNPFTADAEYDAVLIVGGLHHCISNLDAVFLNIARVLKPNGYLFMVEPNEEFFLNSVRNIWYKKDKWFEAESESALRHDEILELAKAYFEPHSLSFFGGPAFYLILNSLITRVPLKAKPFLAPILFPLESLFNQLPGRSAFAAFRAVWRKR; translated from the coding sequence ATGAATTCACCAAATGTGAATCCTCAGAAAGCGCATTATGAAAAAGTACATGATGCATATGAAAAGCACTACTATGACAATTCTTCGTTGCAGTATCGGCGTGAATTTATTTATACTCCTTTATTCAAGGGTTTTGACCTTTCTGGAGCAAGACTGGCAGACTTTGCCTGCGGAAGTGGGCATAACTCCATTGAGCTTCGCACATTATTCCCCGGAATATCAACAACAGGGTATGATATTTCTCAAGCAGCATGTGAGGCGTACGTTCAAAATACAGGGGGCAAGGCGCATCAGGTTGATCTTACCAATCCCTTTACTGCCGATGCTGAATACGACGCTGTCCTTATTGTCGGAGGGCTCCATCACTGCATTTCAAATTTAGATGCTGTTTTTTTGAACATTGCGAGGGTGCTAAAACCTAATGGTTATCTTTTTATGGTAGAGCCTAATGAAGAGTTCTTCTTAAATTCAGTTAGGAATATTTGGTACAAGAAGGACAAGTGGTTTGAAGCTGAGTCAGAGTCTGCTCTACGCCATGACGAGATACTGGAGCTTGCTAAAGCATATTTTGAGCCACACTCTTTAAGTTTTTTTGGAGGTCCTGCTTTTTATTTGATACTGAATAGTTTGATTACACGAGTTCCTTTAAAGGCGAAACCATTCCTGGCCCCCATCCTTTTCCCACTAGAAAGTCTATTCAATCAGTTGCCGGGGCGTTCAGCATTTGCAGCCTTTCGTGCAGTATGGCGAAAGCGGTAG
- a CDS encoding class I SAM-dependent methyltransferase: MNSIKVPSWALNRPKTLLQELVDFIAIPLRMAMLPDHICERFHITSLRAERFAKILPLLKGRVLDIGAGDNMLLKLYAERSASNVHDSIGLDVVDWGGNCIIVPNCKALPFESNSFDTICFIACLNHIPERNEAIAEAFRVLRPGGRVVVTMINRTLGTLGHKIWWYSEDKHRDVDEDEEMGMNNGEILKLLEDNSFIDIVHERFVYGMNNVFIGMKPISSGVR; the protein is encoded by the coding sequence ATGAATTCAATTAAAGTCCCGTCTTGGGCGTTAAACAGGCCCAAAACGCTGTTGCAAGAGCTTGTTGATTTTATTGCCATCCCTTTGCGAATGGCAATGCTTCCTGATCATATTTGTGAGCGGTTTCATATTACATCTCTCCGCGCAGAACGATTCGCAAAAATATTACCTCTTCTTAAAGGTAGAGTTTTAGATATTGGTGCTGGAGACAATATGTTGCTCAAGCTGTATGCGGAACGATCAGCTTCTAATGTTCATGATAGCATTGGTCTTGATGTCGTTGACTGGGGTGGCAATTGTATTATAGTTCCTAATTGTAAAGCGCTGCCATTTGAAAGCAATTCCTTTGATACTATATGTTTCATTGCATGTCTGAATCATATTCCTGAAAGAAATGAGGCTATAGCAGAGGCTTTCAGGGTCCTTCGACCCGGAGGGAGGGTGGTTGTTACTATGATAAATAGAACGCTTGGAACATTAGGGCACAAAATTTGGTGGTACAGTGAAGATAAACATCGAGATGTGGACGAGGATGAAGAGATGGGGATGAATAATGGTGAAATTTTAAAACTATTAGAGGATAATTCTTTTATTGACATTGTCCATGAGCGATTTGTGTATGGGATGAATAATGTGTTTATAGGAATGAAGCCTATATCTTCTGGTGTGCGATAG
- a CDS encoding glycosyltransferase family 2 protein gives MKTKNYCNLTVIVPAYNEENGLKESIPSLISGVPGAEVIVVNDGSTDQTKDVIKEFPNVQYVQHSFNQGQGASLRTGMMLASREWVAWFDADNEHRVEDLQQIYELAQSQNLVAVIGQRSTPSASITRALGKWVIRLIGKSLKIKAGTDLNCGLRIFRKKVITNYLQLIPNRFSSSLVTTLIILERGFPMKFHPVKTNARVGNSTVRLKDGFEAILQLIRSVLLFAPMRFFLPTGMIIFMLGVCYSLFIAYNFHNGLPVAGMFAMLSGLLVVALGLVADQISQIRLTGLASRHPYIDEDE, from the coding sequence ATGAAGACTAAGAACTATTGTAATCTTACAGTAATCGTTCCGGCCTATAATGAAGAAAATGGCCTAAAAGAAAGTATCCCTTCGCTTATCAGTGGGGTTCCTGGGGCAGAAGTCATAGTTGTAAATGATGGGTCAACAGATCAAACCAAAGATGTTATCAAAGAATTTCCAAATGTACAGTACGTACAGCATAGCTTTAATCAGGGGCAAGGTGCTTCTTTACGTACCGGAATGATGCTGGCAAGCAGGGAATGGGTCGCATGGTTTGACGCTGACAATGAGCACAGAGTGGAAGATTTGCAACAGATATATGAGCTCGCTCAATCTCAGAATCTAGTCGCTGTTATCGGTCAGCGTTCAACACCTTCTGCATCAATTACAAGGGCTTTGGGCAAATGGGTAATTAGACTTATTGGCAAGAGCTTGAAAATTAAAGCCGGTACCGATCTCAATTGCGGATTACGGATATTCCGAAAGAAAGTTATCACAAATTACCTGCAACTTATACCCAATCGCTTCAGTTCGAGTCTTGTTACAACGCTAATCATTCTCGAACGGGGTTTTCCTATGAAGTTTCACCCGGTTAAAACAAACGCTCGAGTGGGTAACTCTACTGTAAGATTGAAAGACGGCTTCGAAGCTATTTTGCAGTTGATCCGTTCTGTTCTTCTCTTTGCACCGATGCGTTTCTTCTTGCCTACAGGTATGATAATTTTCATGCTTGGAGTTTGTTACAGTTTGTTCATTGCTTACAACTTTCATAATGGCCTGCCGGTTGCCGGGATGTTTGCAATGCTATCCGGCTTGCTCGTAGTCGCTCTCGGCTTGGTCGCGGACCAGATCAGTCAGATCAGATTGACTGGGCTAGCCAGTCGCCATCCTTACATCGACGAAGACGAGTAG
- the asnB gene encoding asparagine synthase (glutamine-hydrolyzing) produces MCGIAGVLHTKGDRVDLRVIESMCAQLSHRGPDFGAVWHNGSIALGHRRLSIRELSPAGNQPFIHEKSKTCVVFNGEIYNDTDIARELERLTGFVRKSKSDTEIIPAAYEVWGLEAFNKFEGIFAIALWDEVQQKLILARDGIGTKPLYIAEHNETIIFASEIKAILAYPGLNKDISSTELAHMLALGYTSPFGSLLKSIRQLSPGTLFVFSAEKVYEKRFWLPNRLVSSEYSNNFETVFLDTFSKVVDDQLASDVPVCIMQSGGVDSSLITMVAPKNRDIPLYSVRFPGTDHDESRLAEQVAKASKRELRWVELESGADVVDDFKAVVRAVDGQLADSSALATFALSRAVSRHIKVALSGDGSDEFFGGYPTYQATRIATHLSKLLPACFWKRISSIARKQVKSSNKRISNSEKAFRFLSGLPHRVPHAVWRHYLHASQRESIYGKMMLHELSNDPFSKYAEIFLHTDGNIIDKALVADQRYYLPGDMLVKVDRTSMAHGLEVRVPFLDRRVMELAGKIDSSNFFTSRGQCKSILRKALAKTGLPNEIVSGKKKGFCVPVSLLLSGPLYERCRYFLFTNPDIFSPYLNPDGIRQLWKEHFIQNIDCKYTIWTLLTIGTWLEAENIY; encoded by the coding sequence ATGTGCGGTATCGCTGGTGTTTTGCATACTAAAGGTGACAGGGTCGACCTTCGTGTAATCGAGTCTATGTGTGCGCAACTTTCACACCGGGGCCCAGACTTTGGTGCGGTTTGGCACAATGGTAGTATTGCACTGGGGCATCGAAGGTTGTCTATTAGGGAGCTTTCCCCTGCTGGAAATCAACCTTTTATCCATGAAAAGTCTAAAACGTGTGTTGTTTTCAACGGCGAGATTTATAATGATACTGATATTGCGCGTGAGCTTGAACGATTAACGGGGTTTGTACGAAAAAGTAAGTCAGATACTGAAATAATTCCAGCGGCTTACGAAGTTTGGGGGCTTGAGGCTTTCAATAAATTTGAAGGGATTTTTGCTATAGCCCTTTGGGATGAGGTGCAGCAAAAACTTATTTTAGCAAGAGATGGTATAGGGACAAAGCCTTTATATATTGCAGAGCACAATGAAACTATAATTTTTGCAAGCGAAATAAAGGCAATTCTTGCTTATCCTGGGCTTAACAAGGATATATCATCAACCGAATTAGCTCATATGCTTGCGTTGGGATATACAAGTCCCTTTGGGTCTTTGCTTAAAAGCATTAGGCAGCTTTCTCCGGGAACATTATTTGTCTTTTCTGCAGAAAAGGTGTACGAGAAACGATTCTGGCTGCCCAACCGCCTTGTATCAAGTGAGTATTCTAATAATTTTGAGACTGTTTTTTTGGATACTTTTTCTAAAGTTGTTGATGATCAGCTAGCAAGCGATGTTCCGGTGTGTATCATGCAAAGCGGAGGTGTAGACTCCTCTTTGATTACAATGGTTGCGCCGAAGAACCGTGATATACCGCTATATTCTGTGCGCTTTCCTGGGACTGATCACGATGAATCCCGCTTGGCAGAGCAGGTCGCAAAGGCTTCAAAACGTGAACTCCGATGGGTGGAGCTAGAGAGTGGAGCTGATGTTGTTGATGACTTCAAGGCTGTCGTGCGAGCCGTTGACGGACAGCTGGCCGACTCAAGTGCGCTTGCAACCTTTGCCCTAAGCCGCGCAGTAAGTCGTCATATAAAAGTCGCCCTATCAGGCGATGGTAGTGATGAGTTTTTTGGCGGTTATCCAACATATCAGGCAACCCGCATTGCTACACACCTTTCCAAATTGCTTCCAGCTTGTTTTTGGAAAAGGATCTCTAGCATTGCTAGAAAACAAGTCAAATCATCGAATAAAAGAATCTCTAATTCTGAAAAAGCTTTTAGATTTCTTTCTGGTTTGCCGCACCGAGTTCCGCATGCCGTTTGGAGGCATTATCTTCATGCATCACAGCGCGAATCTATATATGGCAAGATGATGCTGCATGAGCTTTCCAATGACCCATTCTCAAAATATGCTGAGATTTTTTTACATACAGATGGAAATATCATTGACAAGGCTTTAGTGGCAGATCAGCGCTACTATCTTCCTGGAGACATGCTTGTAAAGGTTGATAGAACAAGTATGGCGCACGGACTAGAAGTCCGCGTCCCCTTTCTTGACCGTAGAGTCATGGAGCTTGCGGGAAAGATTGATAGTTCCAATTTCTTTACCTCCAGAGGACAATGCAAATCTATACTCAGAAAGGCTTTGGCAAAAACAGGGCTTCCTAACGAAATTGTTTCTGGAAAGAAGAAAGGATTTTGCGTCCCTGTGAGTCTCCTTCTGTCTGGCCCCCTTTATGAACGTTGCAGGTATTTTTTATTTACCAATCCTGATATTTTTTCTCCTTACCTCAATCCTGATGGTATCCGTCAGCTTTGGAAAGAGCATTTTATACAAAATATTGACTGTAAATATACAATTTGGACCCTGCTTACTATTGGAACTTGGCTAGAAGCTGAAAATATATACTGA
- a CDS encoding GtrA family protein, protein MLHGLCFSGVLLMGGIVLELTIGVAILKDVVNLFANPFPVLNNITHVVFMKSFDYFFDRSVVRYLLVGLSTFIIYLSISSGIPALFSVSVPIMTCVAYIVSGCFNYVMHRFYTFPKNKKILQSLWRYVMFLAVSSIFMGGAVDVLVNIASFSILLSNTICAIGMTVLSYFILKFKVM, encoded by the coding sequence TTGCTGCATGGTCTCTGCTTTTCAGGTGTTCTGTTGATGGGGGGGATTGTCCTCGAATTAACCATAGGAGTTGCAATATTAAAAGACGTAGTTAATCTTTTTGCAAATCCTTTTCCAGTATTAAACAATATTACCCATGTTGTGTTTATGAAGTCATTTGATTACTTTTTTGATCGAAGCGTTGTTCGCTATCTTTTAGTCGGATTGTCTACATTTATAATATACTTATCTATTTCTAGTGGAATTCCTGCTCTTTTCTCTGTTTCAGTTCCGATCATGACATGTGTGGCTTATATAGTTAGCGGATGTTTCAACTATGTGATGCACAGATTTTATACATTCCCAAAAAATAAAAAAATACTTCAATCTCTTTGGCGTTATGTGATGTTTCTAGCCGTAAGTTCTATTTTTATGGGTGGAGCAGTTGATGTGTTAGTGAACATTGCAAGCTTTTCGATTTTATTGTCAAATACAATTTGTGCAATCGGTATGACTGTGCTGTCGTATTTTATTTTGAAATTTAAAGTTATGTAG
- the potA gene encoding spermidine/putrescine ABC transporter ATP-binding protein PotA, protein MANTDSIFELRGVSKYFEDTCALSDINLSIRNGEFLTLLGPSGCGKTTILRLLSGFETPSSGEVLLNGSVVNDVPPEKRKVNTVFQNYALFPHMTVRDNVAFGLKMAGVDKGEIAQRVREALTMAHMDHLADRRPGQLSGGQQQRVAIARAVVNNPLVLLLDEPFSALDFKLRKAMQLEIKQLQRKLGITFVFVTHDQEEAFAMSDRVVVMNEGHIVQIGSPKEIYEDPASLYVARFVGDINILDATILSSSGNGMYDAEVEGVPMSLHSKRTFADGRDVKVLLRPEDLRVHRVAEGMLDEPHLLGRIAQTVYKGATVDLHVQLDDAHGGRTVMASEFFNEDDEEIIYDAGERVAVTWVDGWEVVLDAEDH, encoded by the coding sequence ATGGCGAATACGGACTCCATTTTTGAATTGCGTGGTGTCAGCAAATACTTTGAAGACACCTGTGCCCTTTCCGATATCAATCTCAGCATCCGCAACGGTGAATTTCTCACCCTGCTCGGCCCTTCCGGCTGCGGAAAAACCACCATTCTGCGCCTGCTTTCCGGCTTTGAGACCCCTTCTTCAGGCGAAGTGCTCCTGAACGGCAGCGTGGTCAACGATGTGCCGCCTGAAAAGCGCAAGGTGAACACCGTATTCCAGAACTACGCCCTGTTCCCCCACATGACCGTGCGCGACAACGTGGCCTTCGGGCTGAAAATGGCAGGTGTGGACAAAGGCGAAATCGCCCAGCGCGTCCGCGAAGCCCTGACCATGGCCCACATGGACCACCTTGCGGACCGACGCCCCGGCCAGCTTTCCGGCGGCCAGCAACAGCGTGTGGCCATTGCCCGTGCCGTGGTGAACAACCCCCTTGTCCTGCTCCTCGACGAACCCTTCAGCGCGCTGGACTTCAAGCTGCGCAAGGCCATGCAGCTTGAAATCAAGCAACTGCAGCGCAAGCTCGGCATCACCTTTGTTTTCGTCACCCACGATCAGGAAGAGGCCTTTGCCATGTCCGACCGCGTGGTGGTCATGAATGAAGGTCACATCGTTCAGATCGGCAGTCCCAAGGAAATATACGAAGACCCCGCCAGCCTGTATGTCGCCCGTTTTGTGGGAGATATCAACATCCTGGATGCAACCATCCTCTCCTCTTCCGGCAACGGCATGTACGATGCCGAGGTGGAAGGCGTGCCCATGTCCCTGCACAGCAAGCGCACCTTTGCTGACGGACGCGACGTGAAGGTGCTGCTGCGCCCTGAAGACCTGCGCGTGCACCGCGTTGCCGAAGGCATGCTGGACGAGCCTCACCTGCTGGGCCGCATTGCCCAGACCGTATACAAGGGAGCCACCGTGGACCTGCACGTGCAGCTCGACGACGCGCATGGCGGAAGAACTGTCATGGCTTCCGAGTTCTTCAACGAGGACGACGAAGAGATCATCTACGACGCCGGTGAACGTGTTGCAGTGACCTGGGTTGACGGCTGGGAGGTGGTACTGGATGCAGAAGATCACTAG
- the potB gene encoding spermidine/putrescine ABC transporter permease PotB: MQKITSSFARTSIIIVAAWLSLFVLAPQALLFVATFLQRGQQEFITSTFTLENYARLFDPVFLFIFWESFRLAGVTTLVCLLFGYPFAYILATSRKTIRPWLLLLVIIPFWTNSLIRTYAMIIILKSGGVLSNLLQWVGFIDKPLSLMYTDFAIFIGFSYTLLPFMILPLYAAIEKLDMRLLDASKDLGASALQTFRHVTLPLTMPGILAGCMLVFLPALGMFYVPEILGGSRFMLLGNYITNQFLVARDWPLGAAASTILTVTLIIMIALYLRSVRASSRTGGDDLEDELLSSAEGA, from the coding sequence ATGCAGAAGATCACTAGCAGCTTCGCCAGAACAAGCATCATCATCGTGGCCGCATGGCTCAGCCTGTTCGTGCTCGCACCGCAGGCCCTGCTGTTCGTTGCCACGTTTCTGCAGCGCGGACAGCAGGAATTCATCACGTCCACCTTCACGCTGGAAAATTACGCGCGGCTCTTTGATCCGGTATTCCTGTTCATTTTCTGGGAATCCTTCCGTCTTGCGGGCGTTACCACGCTGGTCTGCCTGCTGTTCGGCTATCCCTTCGCATACATTCTGGCCACCAGCCGCAAAACCATACGCCCCTGGCTGCTGCTTCTGGTGATCATCCCCTTCTGGACGAACTCGCTCATCCGCACCTATGCCATGATCATCATCCTGAAGTCCGGCGGGGTGCTCAGCAACCTGCTGCAGTGGGTCGGCTTCATTGATAAGCCCTTGTCGCTGATGTACACCGACTTCGCCATTTTCATCGGCTTTTCCTACACACTTCTGCCGTTCATGATTCTGCCGCTCTATGCCGCCATCGAGAAGCTGGACATGCGCCTGCTGGATGCGTCCAAGGATCTCGGCGCCTCGGCGCTTCAGACCTTCCGGCACGTCACCCTGCCGCTGACCATGCCCGGAATACTTGCTGGCTGCATGCTGGTCTTCCTGCCCGCGCTCGGCATGTTCTATGTACCTGAGATTCTGGGCGGTTCCCGCTTCATGCTGCTGGGCAACTACATTACCAACCAATTCCTTGTGGCCCGCGACTGGCCGCTGGGTGCAGCGGCGAGCACCATTCTCACGGTCACGCTCATTATCATGATCGCCCTGTACCTGCGCAGCGTACGCGCCTCTTCGCGCACCGGCGGAGACGATCTGGAAGATGAACTGCTGAGTTCGGCGGAGGGCGCATGA
- the potC gene encoding spermidine/putrescine ABC transporter permease PotC produces the protein MKRLSNAYLWLVYAFLYTPIFVVMVYSFNNARFATDWRGFTWNWYAKLFANTQLMDAALNTLMVATLAATFASALGTLAALVLHRYRFPGRKVLHGSIFVLTVSPDIVMGIAMLMFFIAVNIELGFLTLLIAHITLCLPFVAVTVLARLAEFDENIVEAAKDLGATESKAFRHIILPLIMPAVAAGWLLSFTLSMDDVLISFFVTGPTFEILPLKIYSMVRLGVKPDINALSAVMFTLTVVLVLAAHVLTKTRRK, from the coding sequence ATGAAGCGACTTTCCAACGCCTATCTCTGGCTGGTCTATGCCTTTCTCTATACGCCCATTTTCGTGGTCATGGTGTATTCCTTCAATAATGCACGCTTCGCCACGGACTGGCGCGGCTTTACCTGGAACTGGTACGCCAAGCTCTTTGCCAACACCCAGCTCATGGACGCCGCGCTGAACACGCTCATGGTCGCCACACTGGCAGCCACCTTCGCCTCCGCACTGGGAACGCTGGCCGCACTGGTACTGCACCGCTACCGCTTCCCCGGGCGCAAGGTGCTGCACGGCTCCATCTTCGTACTCACCGTATCGCCGGACATCGTCATGGGCATCGCCATGCTCATGTTCTTCATCGCCGTGAATATCGAGCTGGGCTTTCTCACCCTGCTCATCGCGCACATCACCCTGTGCCTGCCCTTCGTGGCGGTCACGGTGCTGGCGCGGCTCGCCGAGTTTGACGAAAACATCGTGGAGGCCGCCAAGGATCTGGGCGCTACGGAATCAAAGGCCTTCAGGCACATCATCCTGCCGTTGATCATGCCCGCCGTGGCCGCAGGCTGGCTGCTCAGCTTCACCCTTTCCATGGATGACGTGCTTATCAGCTTCTTCGTCACCGGGCCCACCTTCGAGATTCTCCCCCTGAAGATCTATTCCATGGTCAGACTGGGGGTTAAGCCGGATATCAACGCCTTGAGCGCTGTCATGTTCACCCTTACCGTGGTGCTCGTACTTGCCGCCCACGTACTGACCAAAACGAGGAGAAAATGA
- a CDS encoding ABC transporter substrate-binding protein: MKRLCMAPVLLLVMLLTLAIAPLSASAAEEKVLNLFCWSEYFPQAALDMFEEETGIKVVYTTYETNEAMFAKLKMLDGKGYDIVVPSTYFVSLMREQGLLSKIDRSKLSNFGNLDPKVLGGPFDPTNDYSIPYMWGSAGMMINTKHVDPASITSWNDLMRPEFKGKVLLSSDLRDTMGIALKALGYSVNTRNEAEIKAAYEFLKALKPSVLVFNVESTKQAFIGEEVVIGMSWNGDAVIAMQENPDLKFVYPKEGLPLWLDSLSIPVGAEHKENAHAFINFTLRPDIAKMIVEEFLYSTPNTAAWNLLPDELKNNNAVSPTDKDLGTSEFTNSVGDAKAIYEKYWEMLKTN, from the coding sequence ATGAAAAGACTGTGTATGGCCCCCGTGCTGCTCCTTGTGATGCTGCTCACCCTCGCAATCGCTCCTCTGAGCGCGAGCGCCGCAGAAGAAAAGGTACTGAACCTGTTCTGCTGGAGTGAGTATTTCCCGCAGGCCGCGCTGGACATGTTCGAGGAAGAGACGGGCATCAAGGTTGTGTACACCACGTATGAAACCAACGAAGCCATGTTTGCCAAGCTCAAGATGCTTGACGGCAAGGGCTACGACATTGTTGTTCCTTCCACCTATTTCGTCTCCCTGATGCGCGAGCAGGGATTGCTCAGCAAGATCGACCGCAGCAAGCTTTCCAACTTCGGCAACCTTGATCCCAAGGTTCTCGGCGGCCCCTTTGACCCCACCAACGACTACTCCATTCCTTACATGTGGGGCTCCGCAGGCATGATGATCAACACCAAGCATGTTGATCCCGCCTCCATCACCAGCTGGAACGACCTGATGCGCCCCGAATTCAAGGGCAAGGTGCTGCTTTCCAGCGACCTGCGCGACACCATGGGTATCGCCCTCAAGGCTCTTGGGTACTCCGTGAACACCCGCAACGAAGCTGAAATCAAGGCCGCCTACGAATTCCTGAAGGCCTTGAAGCCCTCCGTGCTGGTCTTCAACGTGGAATCCACCAAGCAGGCGTTCATCGGCGAGGAAGTGGTCATCGGCATGAGCTGGAACGGCGACGCCGTTATCGCCATGCAGGAAAACCCCGACCTGAAGTTCGTCTACCCCAAGGAAGGCCTGCCCCTGTGGCTCGACTCCCTCTCCATTCCCGTTGGTGCAGAGCATAAGGAAAACGCCCACGCGTTCATCAACTTTACCCTGCGTCCCGACATCGCCAAGATGATCGTTGAGGAGTTTCTCTATTCCACCCCCAATACGGCGGCATGGAACCTGCTGCCTGACGAACTCAAGAACAATAACGCTGTGTCTCCCACCGACAAGGATCTTGGCACGTCTGAATTCACCAACTCCGTGGGTGATGCCAAGGCCATCTATGAAAAGTATTGGGAAATGCTGAAAACAAACTAG